The Setaria viridis chromosome 9, Setaria_viridis_v4.0, whole genome shotgun sequence sequence AAATGTTGAAGGCCATGTTCAGAGTTATGTAGAGCAGTGGTAGCAAAGGAGCCCCATGGCACTCTGAAAATAAAACCATTAGCAAATGATCTGACATCATAGATTATAGATAACCAGTGGTCAAGAGTCAAGGCTAAGGGCCTCAAGTGTTGAGTTTAAAATTGCAGTGTTGTAGATATATTTCTGTTCAATGAATAATTGAATGATTACACTGAACAGATGAAAAACAATAAAATGGATAATATTCACTCCTCGAAGACTCCAGAAAAGTTTTGTTTCCTCTGTTGTGGACAACTTCTTTGGCAAGAAGTTCCACCGCAGGCACAAGGGTCCAGCTCTTCCAGGAGATACTAGTTAGTTATTTTAGATTCAGATTAGTGATAGAGTAGCAATTAGTTGGGATTTGTCAGGCCAGCTCATTATATAAGAGTCCTGGCGCATTAGATGGTAATCAAGCAGAAAGATAAGCCTAAAGCTCAGAGCCTGCTATAGTGTTCATCAGCCAATAATATAGCCACATCATCCTCCAATCAATCATATATTTGAAGTTACAAAATATGAGATAATGTTCCACTTATTTACCATCTGAAGGTACTACTATAAGAAACGTACTCACCCTTCAGATTCCCTCCGATATTCAGAAAGCATGCAGCACCACGGTTTAAGTACGCAGGGAGTTCAGCAAAAGGTATCCCTTTCAAGTTAGAGAGAAATGGAAGGAGTAGGAAAATGAAAAGAGCCTGTATGATTCAAGATAGCAGATTTTCAATGAACAAAAGGAACAAAAATCTATGATTCATAAGCAAACCACCACAATTTTCTAACGCATCATAGAGTATCAAAGACGATCTTAAAACTTAGTACCATTCCTGTTTTAATTATTGAAAAATAACCGACAGTTAACAAAAACAGAACTCCATCCTTTACCTGAAAACCTGAACCAAAAGAGTTGACTACAAATATATCAGGCCGCTTTCCCTATGTAAAtgtcaaaataaaagaaaagagtaatcaTGATTTCAGTATCAGAAAATGAATTACATAAATAAACAAACTGTTAATGGAATTATACAAACCTCAAGGCGTTTCGCTCCATCAATGAAAACAAACTCCTGCAGTAGtgcaaaaaagaaatataaagcTGAATAACCTGAAAATTCTACCACAACACTACTGACGAGGAAACTCAACCTTGATAATGGAAGCAGCAGCTTGAAATGCAGCTGAAACCATCATTACTGCTGGCCAGAAAAAATTGAGTTCAGATAGAAATGGACCACCGTTGGCTCTACTGCATtcatacagaaaaaaaaaatgacaaagAGACACACAAAAGCTAATCAAgtcatgagcataataccactAAAAAAGTCATAGCATACAACTGGTCCACCATAAACAGTTCTCAGTTTGTATTTTTCCAAGCTCTTGTTTAGCTTTTATATTATATCTTGTGGGAGTATCAGGCTTGTTCTCAGTAACATGCAACTGAAAACTTGGAATACACAAGCAATCTGTTAAATGTCTATGTACTGGTCAATATTTATGCCACTAACTTTTATGAAACAAAGTGTCATTGTTAGCGCAAACTGAAATAGCACATGCAAATTCTCTTATTGCCTGCACATCCTACGACAAAACCAATGCGCTTTGATAATAGCCAGTATGATCTTTACAAAAGCAAGCTCAACAAACAAGCATGGTGTTGAATAAGACAGCATGTAACTATTATTTTGTGCCCAAAATGGTAGTGCAACAGAAGAGTAAGCAAAAGTAGAAGGCTAACTATTCCAATACACACCTAGCCACTGCTGAAATTACTCCAGCTGTGACAAGCAAGCAGCCAAGAATTTGATTTGCTCTATATTTCCTTCCCAAGATGAGGACAGATAAGATAAGCTGCCAAACCAGAAAAGACTGCAAAAAGATGACAGCATGTGTTAAAGTACTCACAGGAAGATAAAATGAAAAGTAGTCATGAAGAAGGTGGATATACTTGATATGATCGCTTAAAAGTAATATACACGTGAGTATGTGGAAATGAAGCCACCATTGTGACTACAACAGTTATAGAAGTGTTGATCTAGCACTTATAATGAACACAACAATCTAAAGAGAAATGCTAAGCAAAAACAGCATACATGTGACCAGCATTTTACAGGGTTATATATAAACAATGCATTCGTACATCCCACCGTCAGGGCTTTATGTACGAAGTAATCAGAAGTGACCCAGTGGTGCATTTAGACATTTTACCTGCGACAATACTGGAATAGATGGCCCAGGCAACATAGCTGCAAGGACAAACAAACATCAGTACAATTCCATTTAGTTATGGTCTGAAGAAACCATAACTTTGAACTACTGAAACTGCTAAATGCACAGACTTGGAACAATGACTTGTAACAGTAAAGTAGACATCATCAATTACCAGCAGCAGCCATGCCGGAAGCAGCACCTAGCGCTTCTAGTAAGCCAATTAGCATGAACTGTGCCTTTGGAAGTGCTAACATTTCTCTAGTAACAATACCAGCACGAAATCTTATGAAGAGAATAGAGAAATACACTAGGACATACCTGCAAAGAACAAGTGAGTAGTTCATTGCTCTTAGAAATTGTGCGAAGGAAACATTGAGGCGTATAAAGAACACATGTATTCTACCAATACTAAATTCAATCGAAGCATTGCACATCGTAAGTCCTAGGAAAATTAATTTCGTCAAGCCAAAACCCAAAAGTCCAAAACCACCATCAATGTACGTCTACATTTGATCAGCCCAGAAAACCACAAGTGCACAACTGGTGCAATCCATACTCCGTAGCACAAATTATGTACGATTCCGCGGCAATCAGTGAGAGGTTATTGAAAATATCTCAATTACCCAAATGTAGCGAATTGGGCGAGGAAGAAGGGGTAATTCTTCATTGGCACGAGCGCCAGCTTGTAGAGCACCCGGTTCATCACCGCGAGTACCACcgtggccgccgctgccgccgcgatCCCCGTACCACCAGCGCCGTCATCACCGTCTCCGGGGACCGCAGAAACCCTAACCGTCGCAGCCGCCCGCGCTCTATTCGAGCCCAGTATCCCCCCATCGCCACGGGCCGCGGCGAGCCCCAGGTggcgcggaggcgggagcgCTAGGGCGGCATGGATTGGCGTCGGGCACCGCCGTGGCGCTCCGTtgcggaggaggcgcggcggcgaggaggggagggaaggcGGCGAGAGGAGGTGCGCGGTGGGCATGGCGCAATGGCGGATGGGTTTGAAGATTTCGCGGGGGTTGGTTCGCTTCGCTTCTGTGGGCGATGCGGCGGCGCCGCGTGCCAGTTCACATTTCCTTCGTCTCTGACTGGTGGGGCCCTCTGAATAGTTGAACCCCAACCTGCGGCGCGTGCCTCCCTGACCTCCACGCCCGCTCGCTCCCTGCCGGCCGGTGCTGCTTGGCGGCGCCGCTTACCTGAGGTGGAGGGAGGCGGCCCGCGCACTcccacggcggcgcggcgctcggCGCAGGTCCGAAGGAAGGAGCTCAGGTTTAGGGAGGGTAGGGTAAGCCCTCCCAATCtcttgctgctgccgccgcagaTGGAAATCTGCGACGAGCTGCGGTCGTTCGAGGCCACCGGCGTCTACCGCCTCGACGGCACCGGCACCAGCACCGGAGCCACCTTCCTCGACCCGGTCCGCCTCCTCAACGGGTCCTACCAGCGCTTCCGCGTCGTCCCTTCTGCGTACTACTCCAGAAGCTTCGAGCCGCCGCGTCAGCTAGGCGACCCAGAGACCGAGCAGCCAGAGAAGCGGAAGAAGCGCAAGCGTAatcagaagccgaagccgaaggaGCTCAATGCCATGGAGCGGATCGCTGAAGCGCGACACCAGGTGATGTGTAACACTGCTTTACTTTGGgaaaataaaaatgataaaGGTTAAGAAACATTGGTTATTTGGTTTAAACTTTAAACTGATGGTATTGATGCACTGGAGCTGCTAGGATCATTGGCTGACATTGCCTGTGTGCTAGATTATTTAAGCTTTAGGCAGTTGAAAGTGGAGACACAATGTTGGTTTGGAGGCTGTATAGAATTCTGAAGTGTGTTTCGCAGGTGTAGTGAAGAGTGATGATAGTGTTCTATTGCCTGAGTAGTTTGTTGTTACCTTTTACTAGGAAGCGAGGACTTTACTGTTGAGTGCACATGAATCACTCATTAAGGATAAATATCTACTGGAGCACCTTTCCAAGATGATCGAGGGCAAGGAGCACACACTTGATGTGGGAAGTGGTCCTGAGAATAATTTCATCGAGCTTGGGACCTCATGGCGAGCACCATTCTATGAGATTACTATTTGCTTTCGGAAACCCCTTGTTCTGGGCAATGGGGAAGGTAAAATAATTCTACAGATGATTTACTTCTTGATGACCATGTTTGGAGTTACATAATGCAATACTGAAGCAGTGTTGTATTCGTTCTGATGTCCTAAGGTTCCTTTCATGCCCAAAGGACATCCTTTCCACTATTTAATAGCATAATCAGTGTTGAAGCGATTGATGAGGCGGAAGGAGAGTTCCAGAATAAGCGTTATATTTTACCAAGAGGAAGTTGCTTCTTGATGGTAAGTATATTGTTCTTTACTGTTACATATAGCTTCAGCTAACTCAATGATCCACCTTTAATTTTGAAATGCCTTTTCATGCTCTTGGTGACCCAATGACTTAAAGTCCGACTTCAAACGTGTTCAAGATCTCATTCCTGGTATGTGACAATAGTGGCGGAGCCAGAAACTCAAATTTTACCTTTTTAGGGGAGGGGTGGGGGTATACtgttaaaattttcaaaatttagtCGGAAGTGGAAATTTGCATGGCTTGGGttggggtggggggagggggggcttGGCCCCTGCAgccccctcccctgcctccaccACTGTGCGGCAATTCCTTATTTTGGTTTTTGTTGCCCTTTTTCGTTCAGGTAGTTCAGATGAAGGGTATAATCTTATAGTTGTTGACCCACCTTGGGAGAATGGATGTGTTCGTCAGAAAGAAGCGtacgttttttttttgtatttgctTTGTCTATGAAGTATTTAATAACAATTTTCACACCTTTTTCCCTGACATGTAAAATAAAAGTTATTGCCTAGAGCGCTAGATGGGCCTTATGACTTAAGCTATGGTTGACAACTTGACATTATGGAGGCTGGGCTTTGCATTTTTGCAgtccttagagcaactccaagagtatcctaaaaaattcttcccaaaactatgtattgggggttctcctaaaaaaaatttcccccaaaaacatattagtccatagcagatcgctaataaatagcccccaatatttcaaacacaggccacgtcatcgtattgggcccatcggaaaggacgcgcgggcgtgcgggaatcaggattgggggaggaacgccaacgctaaaatatacgcggtggcaggctgttttttagcgtcgctaaaaaattgggaaaggtttaggtggattgttggagttcattttttctctcttttttcctaaaaaaggtattgggggtaagattagcagcctcttggagttgctcttaggagTAGTCTCAGATATTGTTTTATCCTTCACATTTGTCAATTTCATGTCTCAAAATACACTGTTCTGTTTGCTTTCGTTACATGCTCTTGGTTTTAACTATGTTTTAGGTACACTCCTTAGCTGATATTCAAGTCAGAATGTGCAGTCCAATGGAGTGCAGGTATTATAACCTTAGCTGACCACAGAGGCGGAGCTTCACCAGATATATAGGGGGGCCGGTCCATGTAATTAGGTGTTAAATGACAGTGTACAGTACTACGTTTACTGTTCATTTAGTAGAAACTTGCGTTGGGCAGGtggggccatggccccctttGATCTTCACTAAGCTCCGCCCCTGGCTGACCATAGAGCCTTTATGTTGTATCATTTTCTTCCGTAAAACTAAAGCATGAGTTGGCTCTCTGCAAAACTAAACCACTTATGGTTAAAATGAGCTCATGGTCATCACTGTTTTTCATCTCTTTAATTATCATTTCAACATTTATAGATTGTGAGTTAGGAACCTTGTAGAGTGATAAATCATTCATTCATTATGCTGCAGGTACCCTACACTTCCCAACAGATATTTGCTGTATCTTCCAGTGCAAGAACTTGCCCATACAGCCGGAGCCCTTCTTGTTTTGTGGATTACAAATAGGGAGAAACTGCGGATGTTTGTTGAGAAAGAATTACTTCCTTCTTGGGGGGTGAAAGACCCCACTGTGTTTTATTGGCTGAAGGTCTGATACTCATTTGGCACCTGCTGGCACCGTGTTTCATTAATACATTTGCTAATTTTATAGTGgcattattatttttctgctATCTGGTTCTAAAAATCTCAGTGAATCATAGGTGAAACCTGATGGTTCTCTAATTGGTGATCTAGACTTGTTCCATCACAGGCCTTATGAGTGCCTCCTTCTTGGCTACATAAATGTTGTAAGTTTGTCCCACCAGCCCACTTGTCATTTTTCTTGATTGTGACTTTTGTTATGCAGCAGTATTATTAAATTCATCGATTTTATTCTTCTGTTATGTTCATGTAGAACACAGATGCTAAGCAAGAATTAAACTTCAAGTTATTAGAAGGAAGCCAAGTAATCATGAGTGTTCCAGGTGCTCACTCAAGGAAACCTCCCCTTGAGAGTATCCTTCACTGAAATACTTCAGTGCCCCTTCTGTTTATAGCTACACTAATCCTTAACCTGCAAAAGAATTACTATCAGAATATATTCCAGGTCCTAAACCTCCAAGATGCCTCGAGCTTTTTGCCAGAGAGTTGTTTCCCAGATGGACCTCTTGGGGAAATGAGCCACTTCATTTTCAGGATTCCGTTTACTTCTCAGAGAAGTAATTTGATTGGCAATAGCATGGTATGAACATCTGAAACTGCCACCTGTGTCAAGTGCTTTTGTATTACCATTGTATGTTTCGGTTTCCAGTAGAGAGCCAATTCATGACTGGTGTATAAATTGTTGTATATTTGCTTCTCTCGCTGACTGTTATTGACTTAGCACCACGTCATGTGTTTCTTCAGGTGCTGAAGAAGCGGAAGAGAACACCCTAGCTCCAGACGAACTGGTCGCCTGCCTGCTGTCCTACCGTGACTTCTTGATTCCCAGCAGCACTTGATTGGTAGCAAGGTCAAGCGAATCCTATCTATCTAGGCTGGTCTGGGAGCTGACATCCTTATTACTCTATAGTTCCACCCAGTTCCTTGCATACCTGGGAAACTCAGAGCAAGCGGCAACAGACAGTCAGAGAGATGAAAAATTTTGTACACAACATTACAGTTCAGCTCAAGATCCCACAGCCATTGCTGGAGTTCCCTGGTTAGGTTCCTCTTGTAAATTGACGATTCTCCCGGTATAACAGTTGAGTGTACCACTGCTTTGAAGATAATGGTTGGAGGATGGACATAAGCTTTGCCGTATTATCCAATGCTTATTCTCTGTTTCTCCTATCGCATTCTTCAGTTCTGTGTTCATTCGTCCTGTCGTGTTCCTTGCATACCTACATTTTGGAAGGTGGTTCCACAAGGACTACATCTGCAGAGTACTTGCATGGGAATATCTTTGCCGACGGGAATCCTGCCGGCTGCCGCAAGCGAACCCACGGATACCCGGCGGCGGACGGTTGTGCAAATgggacgaggcggcgacggagacTGACTACGAGTTGGGACTTGGGCGGCGTATGGCAATGCTTGTGCGTAACGGTACGTGGCGTCGTGGCGACGCCACCCCCTGGTGCCGAGGCCGTTGCACCCGCAGCCGACGGCGACGCCCAGCCCGACACGGCCGCCCTGTCCAACACCACCACGTATCTGCCCCTGCGCATGGCTGCTACTAGGCTGCCACTCGCGGCAGGGGTAACTCCGTCCTTGCTCATCCGTTTCAAACAGCGTTAATAAGCCGCTCATCCCTGCCGAACTGAACAACTACTGCAGAGCTCGAGAAGGACCTTAGACTCTGCAACTGCAAATGCCGGGCGTCAGATCAGGATCCacctcgccggagctccgccgcGTCCAGACGGTCCTACCCACCGCTTCCTCCAAGGTAGCCAGTGCCAGGGCCAAGCTAGCCGAGAGAGCCAAGTCGCCGGCCAATTCGAAGGCGAAGGGACCGGATGATCAAGAGAGGCGGGGCAAGAGTGGTAGAGGGGAGAATGACaggcttgtcccgtctgcgaggCGTAggaactcgccgccgccgctgccagttGGCCTGGACACGGGGAGGATGAGGTGTTCCTGGATCACCACAAACTCGGGTGAGTTCTAAGTTCTTCACTGTTTTCTGATTCCTCCTGTTTGTTTTGCTGCACCAAGCACTATATTTTACAAGAAGTACAAGCAATTGCCTTTTGTCTACGCTTCCTCTAGTACATTGCAAATTTGAAGTGTTACGGTTGAGAATTCTTTTTTGTGCTCTGGAGCTGATGCATAATCAGGTGGAATCGCGTGCCTATGTTGTATTgtcattatataaaaaataaatcggcCATGGTATTTTTGTTTTGACTATTGTACGCTAGTGAATTAGTACTGAAAATCCTTAGCTCTAGAATTGTTATCCATGAAGATTGTGAAATAGCGGATCATGCATCTTTAGTACAGATAGTCATTCTTGCAACAAGAGACACCTGCTGAATTTTCAGCTCTATGAAAGTATAGGCCCGCAGTTATCAACTAACATCATGCTTTTGGTGGTACCTCCATTTCTACAGATCCCCTCTATGTTGCATTCCATGACGAAGAATGGGCAGTTCCAGTTCATGATGACCGTACGCTCTTCGAGCTGCTCACGCTATCACAAGCCTTAGCTGAACTCACTTGGCCTGCTATTTTGAGTAAGAGGGAGGAATTCAGGTTCGCTTTCACGACTAAAACTCTGTTCATAAAAGAAGTGTTGTAATGGTCACTGATACTTCAGCTTTGTAACAGGGAGATGTTTGATGGCTTCAACTCTGCATCTGTCTCTGAATTTACAGAGAAGAAGATAAACCTGATGAGGTCAAACGGAAGTGTGCTGCTGTCAGAGCAAAAGATACGAGCTGTTGTAACAAATGCCAAGCAAATGCAGAAGGTACAGAGTCTGTATTCTTACAATGTTTCGCAGTTGCATTGAATTCTTTTGTTGAGTTTAGAGTGACACAGAAATGTTGGAATCTTCGTATTGCACTTCTGATCAGGCTGAATGACAATTTTTTGCTGTTTTATTATCTGTCATTTAACAACATGTGGGAAAATTGGGCATCAGAAATTTGGCAACATGGTAAATAATGACCATTTGCCAAAACGCATTAAAAAAAGGCACGAGTGAGATCCTTTCAGCTTGCTTTTCTCCTTTGCTGCTTTCTTCTTTAGCTATCAGCTGAGCAGCAGAGTGCCAAGAGTCATTTCCTAGCCGTAAGTAAAGAGAAAGCCCAAGAGGTCGAGACCTCGTTTGCATGGGCCAAATCTTGTACCCTTTGAGAATCTGAACAATGTGATACATGGGCTTCCTTCATCTGCAAACGATTTGCAGTTTACCATCAAACAGCTCATGTGTAGTACCATGTGCTCCATAAATTCcatatttgttgtgttaaacTTTCGAAATGCTTTACATGTAGGTGGTTAAGGAATTCGGATCATTCAGCAACTATTGTTGGAGCtttgtgaaccacaagcccATCACAAACTGCTTCCGGTATGCTCGCCAAGTACCTACAAAGACGCCGAAAGCTGAAGCCATAAGCAGGGACTTGATGCGCCGAGGGTTCCAGTGTGTTGGCCCTACAACGATCTACTCCTTCATGCAGGTTACCGGGATCGTTAACGACCATTTATCGTGTTGCTTCAGATTTAAGGCTTGCAGCCAACACAAGGCCAGTGAAAACAATGTGAGAGCAGAATCAACATTGCCTGATAGGAAGTTGAGCTCACCATCTTCAGAGGATTCAGATATCAGGGAGATGTAGTTAATCACTGAAGtcagcttgattttttttatctgtGATAGTCATGACAGTTTGACAGTGCATTGGGATGCTACAGAGCAAGTGGTGTATATAGTGTATAAGAAGAttaaacggctttcaggtgtggCGTGCTTTCTGACATGTATCATATTGGTATTGCAGAATGCACTTTGATTGGCCTTGATGTAAAGTGATTCGTGTTGTTTTCTGAATGTACGGTGTCTGGTCCTGGTGTCTATGTACAGACAATGCGGTATACAATGTTCTAGCAGTTCGCCATTTCATGGCTCTGTTCTTTTATTCCCCAACAAAAGAACCTTGCATCTGATTGCCTACCAAAAGTTTCTTTATTCCAAGAACAATTAGCGGGTGTCAATTAAACCGGTGAGTGGATATGATTGAGTATAGGTGGAATATCAATTTACTGCTAATCTTCCTCCTTTTCCTGCTAATCCAAGATTAGCTGACACTTTTGCATTCTTTACGATCGACATCGATCGATCGGAGGCTGATTACATATATAAAAAAAGCATAGGGTGTTGTGTTGACATGGTTATGATGCGTCAGCCCGTATGTCACACACTTGCCTTGTATAGCAAATCACACGATAAAGCTTTTCCTTGAGAAGTGAGCCCCTAAAACAAAGTGATCACACGAAAGTTCCCGCACCTTTCAAGCGCTCAATACGGTTAATCCGACACCTAATTAAAACGGGCCCATAAACTAATCACGACACGATGGCCACGTTTCGCCTCGCCATGGACGTGTTCTCCTCCAACTCACTCGCAAAACCCTTTGTTTAGCCTCAACACTTGGTCATATTTAAGCTTGGAATCCCATCATTTCCCCCTCCCGCAACAATTCATATAACGATCCTCGAGGGCGTCTCGGCATCCGCACCGGGCCCCTAGCGCTCCCGCGACGATGTCGTCGCCCGAACCCGCCTCACACGTGTCGCGTCCCGGGAGATGCCAAGTCAGCGATGTCCGTCCACGTCATGCCAGATCACTACTCGGTGTAAGCTACGGCGTGTGGCCGGAGAATAAGTCCACAAAGGTTAGCGAGTTGTTTAGTGGCGATTAACGTTA is a genomic window containing:
- the LOC117838739 gene encoding protein CLT2, chloroplastic isoform X1 — encoded protein: MPTAHLLSPPSLPSSPPRLLRNGAPRRCPTPIHAALALPPPRHLGLAAARGDGGILGSNRARAAATVRVSAVPGDGDDGAGGTGIAAAAAATVVLAVMNRVLYKLALVPMKNYPFFLAQFATFGYVLVYFSILFIRFRAGIVTREMLALPKAQFMLIGLLEALGAASGMAAAAMLPGPSIPVLSQSFLVWQLILSVLILGRKYRANQILGCLLVTAGVISAVASRANGGPFLSELNFFWPAVMMVSAAFQAAASIIKEFVFIDGAKRLEGKRPDIFVVNSFGSGFQALFIFLLLPFLSNLKGIPFAELPAYLNRGAACFLNIGGNLKECHGAPLLPLLYITLNMAFNISALNLVKMSTAVVASLTSTLAVPLTIYVLSLPLPFLPEGTNLSTPFVIGAATLVLGLLLYNLPQKSADQVKKD
- the LOC117838739 gene encoding protein CLT2, chloroplastic isoform X2, which translates into the protein MPTAHLLSPPSLPSSPPRLLRNGAPRRCPTPIHAALALPPPRHLGLAAARGDGGILGSNRARAAATVRVSAVPGDGDDGAGGTGIAAAAAATVVLAVMNRVLYKLALVPMKNYPFFLAQFATFGYVLVYFSILFIRFRAGIVTREMLALPKAQFMLIGLLEALGAASGMAAAAMLPGPSIPVLSQSFLVWQLILSVLILGRKYRANQILGCLLVTAGVISAVARANGGPFLSELNFFWPAVMMVSAAFQAAASIIKEFVFIDGAKRLEGKRPDIFVVNSFGSGFQALFIFLLLPFLSNLKGIPFAELPAYLNRGAACFLNIGGNLKECHGAPLLPLLYITLNMAFNISALNLVKMSTAVVASLTSTLAVPLTIYVLSLPLPFLPEGTNLSTPFVIGAATLVLGLLLYNLPQKSADQVKKD
- the LOC117835797 gene encoding methyltransferase-like protein 2, with the translated sequence MEICDELRSFEATGVYRLDGTGTSTGATFLDPVRLLNGSYQRFRVVPSAYYSRSFEPPRQLGDPETEQPEKRKKRKRNQKPKPKELNAMERIAEARHQEARTLLLSAHESLIKDKYLLEHLSKMIEGKEHTLDVGSGPENNFIELGTSWRAPFYEITICFRKPLVLGNGEGSFHAQRTSFPLFNSIISVEAIDEAEGEFQNKRYILPRGSCFLMSDFKRVQDLIPGSSDEGYNLIVVDPPWENGCVRQKEAYPTLPNRYLLYLPVQELAHTAGALLVLWITNREKLRMFVEKELLPSWGVKDPTVFYWLKVKPDGSLIGDLDLFHHRPYECLLLGYINVNTDAKQELNFKLLEGSQVIMSVPGAHSRKPPLEKLLSEYIPGPKPPRCLELFARELFPRWTSWGNEPLHFQDSVYFSENSVFIRPVVFLAYLHFGRWFHKDYICRTLQLQMPGVRSGSTSPELRRVQTVLPTASSKVASARAKLAERAKSPANSKAKGPDDQERRGKSGRGENDRLVPSARRRNSPPPLPVGLDTGRMRCSWITTNSDPLYVAFHDEEWAVPVHDDRTLFELLTLSQALAELTWPAILSKREEFREMFDGFNSASVSEFTEKKINLMRSNGSVLLSEQKIRAVVTNAKQMQKVVKEFGSFSNYCWSFVNHKPITNCFRYARQVPTKTPKAEAISRDLMRRGFQCVGPTTIYSFMQVTGIVNDHLSCCFRFKACSQHKASENNVRAESTLPDRKLSSPSSEDSDIREM